GGCCACCACCGCCTCCGCCGTAACCACCACGACCGCCGCCACTGCCGCCACTGTAACCGCCGCGATCTTCACGGGGCTTGGCTTCGTTGACCTTGATCTCACGACCGCTGACTTCTTTGCCATTAAATTCGGCAATAGCCTTTTCGCCTTCTTCCTGCGATGCCATCTCGACAAAGCCGAAACCACGCGAACGGCCGGTTTCACGGTCTTCAACGACGGTTGCCGATTCTACGGCTCCGACGGTTGCGAACAATTCTTCCAGATCAAAACTCGAGGTCTGGAACGAGAGGTTACCTACATACAGTTTCATTGACATTGTAATATTTACCTTTTCCCTGAAAAGAGAAGCTTTTAAGAAGTGCCGAAATCGGATGTTGTGCTTCTCGGGGTTACGGTCTGCCCCCGCAAGGATCGCGTCTCGGATGCCCGGTGTCGAGCGACTTCTATATACCTTAAAACAACCAACCCTCGAACTATCCTAAACGCCGTCGAACAAGACTTACGCAGTATCGGGGCGCATCACCGTTGATGCGCGAGAGCAGGGCGAACGTTGAATATGATGCACGACGGCGCAGGCAGTTGCAAGCAACCAAAAGTAAATAATCACGGAATCATTGAGTTAAAGCAAGAATTTCGTCGATTCGCGAGCGTGCCGCGGACTCGCCGAGAGCGATAAATTCGTCGAGTTTACCGATCTGGTCGGGCCGGAGATGAGCGATCGCAGGCTCGATGACGAGGTCGGCCTTTGTCGCCTGACTACCGGATGCAGTGCGGATCAGAGCGAGGGCCGATCGTACCGTGATCGACAGCACATTACGGGGTTTGTGGCGAAATACACCGCCGCAGGCGATCAGATCGACAGCGATAATGACATCGGCGCCCATTTTGCGAATTACGTCGAGCGGTAAGACGGATGTCACGCCGCCGTCGACCAGTATACGACCGGCGGCGTCCTTGATCGGCGAAAATATACCGGGCACGGTGCAGCTTGCTCGGATTGCTTGAACGAGGTCGCCGTTGCCCTGCAATACGACTTCTTCGCCGGATACCAGATCGTATGCGACGGCGGCAAATGGAGTAGGCAGATCTTCGATCCGAGTAAACGGTAATCCGCCGGCTAAAAACTTACCCATCGGTGCGGTCGAGAGCAAGCCGCGAAGCGGAAACGACGGCCGTAAAGTGTTAAGCCATCGAACCTTGCGGGCCATCGCCTCGATCTCAGCCGCGCTCATCCCCGCTGCGAGTGCACCGCCGACAAATGATCCGGCAGACGTGCCGGCGATCATATCAAACTTGACACCGTGCTGCTCGAGCACTTTAAGTACGCCGACGTGGGCGAACCCGCGTGCACCGCCGCCTGATAGAGCCAAACCGATCTTTTTCTTAGACATAAGCTGATATCGCGGGCAGTCACCCGTAGCCGCGGGCTTCAATAGCAAATTGATTTTAACCGCACGTTGTGAAAAACTTGAAATCGTCACGATGTCCCTACAAGGTTCCGCACAACTTTCTGCTCCCGGCACGGTCGCTGATTTTGCCGCAGGCGACAACGCCTGTCCGGTCTGCTCGCGTGATGACCGCGGCGATTTTATCCCGCTCGACGCGCTTGAGGGCGACGTTGCGCGTCTGATCCGTGCAAATGCCCCGGATACTGCTGATTTCGCGTCGGTCTGCTCGCGGTGCGTGCGAATATTTGAACGGGCAAAAGAAAATCTGATCGCTGATGCGGCGATGCAGAAAGACGGTTCGCACGTGCTCTCGACGCCGTTGCGGCTTGATGCGGACGAACGCTACACCGGGCGAGGCGTGACTATCGCGTTCCTTGATTCCGGATTTTATCCGCACGTCGATCTGACGACGCCGCGAAATCGTATCGTCGCCTATCGCAATATGCTCGACGACGACGGTGATCTGTCATCGTTATTTGATCCGGATGTGGCAAGTTGGCACGGGATGATGACATCGGTCGTAGCGGCGGGCAATGGCTCGCTCTCGAACGGATTCTACCGCGGCATCGCATCAGACGCTGACGTTGTGCTCGTCAAACTTGCCCGTACGGGCCGCATCACCGATGACAACATCCGCGAGGGCCTCGAATGGGTGCTCGAAAACCGCGAAAAGCACGGGATCAGGATCGTAAACATCTCAGCCGGCGGCGACGAAGAGGCGAGTTACCTGAGCGATCCGCTGTCGCAGACGGTCGAGGCGTGCTCAGCGGCGGGTATCACGGTAGTGTGCGCGGTCGGTAATGCGGGACATCTGCCGGATCATCCGGTCGTGCCGCCGGCGAGTGCCCCGTCCTGTATAGCTGTGGGCGGGCTCGACGATAATAACTCGATCAACAGAGCACGCCGCGGTATGTACCGTTCGTCATACGGCCCGACTATCGACGGCCTCCAAAAGCCCGAGGTCATCGCGTCATCGATCTGGGTGCCGGCCCCGATCCTGCCCAATACTCCGACTGCACAACAAGCTAGCCTGCTGTCGATGCTCGATAAGGCAAAGGACGAAAACCTACACGAACTGATCGACGACAATCCCGGCATTGACCCCGAGATCGACGCCGTCGCTGACCGCGAGATCCATAGTATTCGCCAGTTGATCACGCTCAAGATACGCCGCGAAAACGTCATCACTGAGCATTATAAATACGTGGACGGCACCTCATTTGCGGCTCCGATCGTCTCGTCGGTCATCGCCCAGATGGTCGAAGCCAACCCGCGTTTGACACCGTCGGCCGTCAAACGCATCCTGATCTCGACTGCCGAACGCTTGCCCCAATTCGAAACCGACCGCCAAGGCTGGGGCGTCATCGATGCCCGCCGTGCGGTCGACAGTGCTGCGTCGTCTAAGTAGATCGGACTCGCCCGAACCGTCGTTCTGAGTGGTTGATCGGGCTCATTTTTCTGTAAAAATCGCTCAGATCGGTGTCAAAAATCATCAAAAAAGCCGCGTTTTTTGGACCAAACCGCTTCATTATTGACATTTCAGGCTCATTTTGACCGATTTTACCCCCTAAAATCGCCATAAACTGCCCCAAAACGGCTCTTTTTGGCATCAAAGTGGCCCATTTGGACCGCATTTGTGGACCACTTTTCGGCTCTAAATCATTGCAAACACAGGCTTCCTGCCCAAGTGGGCTGCCCCAAATTGGTCCGCAATGCGTGAATCTTATTTCGATACCGCCCGACTTCTTCACCAACGCCGCCTGCAACCAATAAACAATGAGTGCCGGGACCTGCGAAACCAACCACACATAATGGCGAACTAGTAAGCATAAAGGTAATGCGAGCTTAGTTAATTAATAATGAATGAGGAAAAACACCTTTAAGAATGGGTTTACTTATAATAGACTTAAAAAAATCGGCGTTGTTCTTGGAAATAATCTACAGACAGATCGAATCGGTAATTCTCGTATGATGAGCTTTTTGCATTACTTCCGCACGACTTGCGGAGTCCCCAAAACAACTATCAGGAGACGACATCCATTATCGCTGGTCTTGATCTACTCGCTACTCATTGTTCTGCTCTTTCTTGTCGAAACCAATAATTGTTCTGCGGCGACTTTTGTGGTGACCAAAACCGCAGATACAAATGACGGACTGTGCGATGCAGACTGTAGCCTCCGCGAGGCAATTGTAGCTGCGAATTCCGTGTCCTCGGACGACTTCGTCAATTTTGACCCGATGTTTTTCAATTCGGCGCATATGATCACGCTCAGCGGCAGCGAACTTATCATCGGTGCCGGAACCAATCTAACGATCAACGGACCCGGACCTAGTCTGCTGACAATCAACGCAAATAACCAGAGCCGCGTCATTTTCGTGGACCTTAATGCGACGGCAAGTATTAATGGACTGAAAATCTTCAATGGTAACGGCATCGGGTCATTCGAACATCACGGAGGCGGTATTCGAGCTTTCAATTTTACCAATGTTTCGCTGAACAATCTTGATATAACCGGCAACAGGACGCCGGGGCAGGGCGGAGGTATTTTTGTCGCAAATTCAACTATGACTGTTACAAATTGTACGGTTTCGAATAACGATGCGGGTTCGTCCGCCAGCGGGATCTTTGTATATGAGTCCACGGTTACGATCACGGGCTCAACCATTAAGGCAAATTTAGTCGGCGGCATTCAAACCAATGGCGGTAATGTAACTTTGCAGTCTTCGACCGTCATCGGCAACAACTTCGGAGGAAATGGCGGTGGCGTTGCTAATGGCGGCGGCACTTTTACCATTAACGATTCTATCATCAGCGGGAATCGAGCCCTGCAAGGCGGCGGCGGAATTTCGGGAACCAATGGGTCAATTACTATCACAAATTCGAGCATCGTAAATAACACCTCGATATACGGCGGTGGAGGCGGAATCCAAAGCAACGGCAGGCTTACTGTTACAGGTTCCACGATTGCTTACAACACGGATAATTCTCCAAACTTCGGTGGCGGTGGGATCTTTAATCGGGCCCAAACCACAACGCTTAACATTAGCAACTCATTGATCAAAGGAAATACGACCACAGGTGACGGCGGCGGAATTTACAATGACGGCACCGGACAAAACGAAAACTACTCGCTGCTGGTAAATAGTTCCCTGATAATGGAAAACTCCGCAACCGGTAAAGGCGGCGGAGTGTGGGTCGACACCGATCTCCTGTTTTATAACGTGACGATCACCGGCAATATTTCGATGTCGAACGGCGGCGGAATTTTCAACAGCGGGCTCTATACGCTTATCACGAATGTCACGATCGCCAACAATCAGGCGGCTAACGGAGGCGGCGTCCAAAACGAGAATTTCCTCTATACGCGAAACTCGCTTGTCGCCAATAATGTCGCAACGGGTGGAACTTCTCGCGATTGGTCGGGCTTCGTGGATTCGTTCGGGTATAACTTGATCAAGGATGTCTCCGGAGCTACGATCGCCGGCACGATACAAACCGGAAATATTTTCGGGATGGATCCGCTACTCGGTCCACTAAGAAACAATGGCGGACCCACGATGACTCTTGCCTTACGTCCCGGAAGTCCGGCAATCGACAAAGGAGCTTTTGTTAATCCTGCGCCGTTGTTAAATGATCAGAGGGGTTTTCTGCGTCCTGTCGATTTCGATCTTGTTCCGAATGCGGTTGACGGGAACGGCTCGGACATTGGTGCTTTTGAAAGGCAAATTGATGATGTTAGTTTCAATTTTACACCATTCGATTTTGACGGTGATTCTAAGACCGACGTGTCCATCTTCCGCCCTGCACCCGGAGAGTGGTGGGTGAGCAGGAGTTCGGATGGAGGGAATTTTACGGTGCAATTTGGGGCATCGAGGGATTTGATCGTGCCGACGGATTATACGGGAGACGGGAAGACGGATGTGGCGTTTTGGCGGCCTTCGACTGGACAGTGGTTTGTGCTGAGGTCGGAAGATTTTTCATTTTATGCGTTTCCGTTTGGGACGACGGGCGATGTTCCTGTTCCGGCGGATTATGATGGGGATGGGAAATCTGACGCGGCTGTATTTAGGGAGAGTTCGTTGACTTGGTTTATTAGTAAATCGTCAGGTGGGACGGACATTGTTGGGTTTGGGGCGGCGGGTGATAAGCCTGTGAATGCGGATTACGATGGCGACGGGAAATCGGACATTGCGGTCTTCCGGCCGAGTGGAGCGAACGGAGCGGAGTGGTGGATACGCCGCAGTTCGGATGCGAGTGTGTTCGCGGTGCAATTTGGAAACTCGACGGACAGGGCAGTTCCGAGCGATTTTACCGGCGACGGCAAAGCTGATGTTGCGTTCTGGCGGCCTTCGACGGGCTTCTGGAATGTGCTGAGAAGTGAAGACTTCTCGTACTATGCATTCCCATTCGGCTCCAACGGCGACACTCCGGTTCCGGGCGACTACGACGGCGACGGCAGAACGGACGCGGGAGTTTTCCGTCAGCCGGGAGCACAGTGGTTCGTCAACAAATCGACCGGCGGCACGCTGATACAATCGTTCGGCACCGATGGCGACGTGTCGATACCAAGTGCGTATGTGCATTGAGGCAAGCGTTAACAGTTTTGTGATTTCTTGCAAAAAGAGCCGCCCGTACTTACGAGCGGCTCTCAGTTCCGAATAAATTTCCGTGTCAATCAGTTAATTCCCCGGTGTGCGTACCGGCTTTGGCGTCGGTCGCGGTCCCTGGCGAGGCGTTGCCGCCGGGGTCGGGGTCGGCGGACGGACGTTGAACGTATTTGCAGGGCGATTGGCGCTCGGCGTACGGGTCGGTGTCGGATCCGGGGTGTCGTCCGGCGTGGCGGTCGGACTGGGTTTCGGCGTCGGTGATGGCGTCGGGGTCGGCGTCTTCACGTTGGCGTTAGTGTTGAAATTCGAATTGAGGTTGCTCGGCGAGTTGAAGTTCGCGTTCATATTGAAGTTGAAATTCGTGTCTATGGCCGGCATCGAATTTACGTTCGAATTGAGATTGCCGTTAAAGCTACCGAGATTGGTATTGATATTGCCATTTGCGGGCGGTTCCTTTTGCAAAAGCCAAAATAGCCCGGCACCTACACCGAGCAGCGTGAGCGTCCCGATGATGGTCAAGACTACGACCTTGAGTGTGTTCGGCTTTTCGGCCGGCGGCGGATAATATGCCTGAGCGACGCGTGAGCGCACGTCTTGCGGCGTCGGAGCGGGCGTGGTCGGAATGACGATACGCTCTGACGGCGGGGTCGGCGGCGGCAGTTCGGCATTGAGATCGTCGATCGACGGCGGTGGGGCCGGCACGTCTTTGCGGCGAATGACCGTGACCTCGCCGATGTCGTCGTCTTCAAACCCGGGAACGTCGAACTCCTCGCTTGGCATCTCGACAAAGCTCGGTTCCTTTTGATCGATCAGCGGCGAACCGTCCTTGGTGCAAAAACGGATGATATCTTCGTCAAAAGTGGTGTCGCAGATCGGGCAAATTTTCATAGTGAGTCACACTTAGCGCGAGGCGTCGGCTGATAATGTGCAATATTACCACGAATCGTCTTTTGGAAAATAACGTGCAGTGCTCGATCGAACAATAAATTTGTCGGCAGAGTTGGGTTCGCGGGACACGGGGCGTCAAGATCGTGGGTAATCCACCAACGAGGTCTAACCGTCGCCGGTGAATTGACCGCTGATCGTACTGTGGTACATCGGGTCGGCGTTGAGCGAATCCTGAAGGGCATCGAGGAAGAAGGCAATATTGCTGTCATCGTGCGAGCGCATATTTTCTACGATCGAATAAGCGATTATCGCATTGGACCCGAATTCGAATGACAACCGCGGCAACCCCGAATTGCGAGCGTAATACGCTTGAGCAATATAGCCCGCGGCCTCGTTGTCGATCCACGGCATAGACGAGCGTGTGAGGTCAAAGGAAGCGTGGACCGCCTCGTGACAGATCAAGGCGTTGAACAACCTAGAATATCGCGGATTACGGCCGAGGTAGAATGTGTTTGCGGCAAATCCGTGCGCGGTATCGGCGTGGGCGCTGTACATCGCAATATCGGTCGTAAAGTGGTTTTCGACTACGGCGAGACTGCCATCAGAGAGAGCATCGGCAACCGCTAAAAAACTGTGCCCATTTACCGAGATCGTCGCACCGGATGTACCCGTAAAACTAAATCTGATCCGCTGAGCCTCGCTACTTCGCAGGATCGAGATCATTTGTTCTTTCGCGCCCATATTTTAACACCTCGCGGCTTTCCGAAATGTTGACGACATCATATTAACTCTTTTGCGTATAGACTAGTTAATAAATTCTTTGGTGCCGGACGGGTTTAACAAGACCGGTGCGTCAAAAGCCGTTTGCTCTTCTTCGAGATCCCAGATCTCGTACAGCAGAGCAGGACACTCGGTGACGAACCGCGACGGTTTCTGCAGGACGGTCTGGCGATTATAGTCGGTCATCAGCAGCGGATAAGTCAGATATAGCTCGTCCTTGGCCCGCGTCATCGCGACGTACCAGAGGCGACGCTCTTCCTCCTCGCTGTCGATCTCGCGAAGCGACTTGGGCGAAGGAAACTTGCCCTCGGCGGCCCAAATTATAAAGACCGCTTTCCACTCGAGTCCCTTTGCCTGATGGACGCTCGTTAAAGTTAACAGTTCGTCATCATCGCCGCCCGAGATGACCTCTTCGCCGACAAGCGGCGTTGGTTCCTTAAAACGCTCGGTCGAGAGCAAGGCGAGTTCAGACAGAAACTCCTCGGTCGAAGAGTAGCGATCGGCAAATGATGCAAGCCCTTTGAGGTCCTCGATGCGGGCCTCGGCATTCTCAAAGTTTTCGTGCAGATACTGCTCGTAGCCGCTCGTGAGGATGATTCCGATCTGCTTTGAAGGCCGCCCGCGATTTTCGTCGGCGACCAGCAATTCGAGCAGAGCGATAAATGCTTTCCAGGTCGCCTTTTCGCGCACGTTCGGCGGTGCAGAAATACGCGATGCTGAAAAATTACCGGGCAATGTGATCGACTCCGAGATCTCGCCGGTGTCCTGTAACAAGGCCGGTTCCGCCGTTTGCATCGTGTCATAGATGCGGTTTGCCGTCTTGTTGCCGATCCCGGGGATCATTTTTAGAATGCGTTTCCAGGCGAGTTCATCGCGAGGATTGATGATGATGCGGAGGTACGAGATGACGTCCTTGATGTGAGCCTGTTCGAAAAATCGAACGCCCGACTGGACGCGGTACGGGATGTTTCGCCGCGAAAGTTCGAGTTGGAGTTCGATCGAATGGTAATGCGAACGGTACAGCACCGCCATATCCTCGAGGCTTGTCCCTTCGTCACGAAGTTCTAAGATCCTCGATGCAACAAACGCTGATTGCTGCTCGACGTCCGAACACGGCACCAACGCCGGCCTGATGTCACGCGAACGGCGGACGGCGGTCAGAACCTTTGGAAACTGTTTGCGGTTGCACGCGATAGACGTATTGGCGAGTCCGAGGATCTCGGGCGTCGAACGATAGTTGGTCTCGAGCTTGAAAACCTGAGCGTCGGGGTAGCGTTTGGGAAACTCGTAGATATTCGAAAACTCGGCACCGCGCCATGCAAAGATCGACTGGGCGTCATCGCCGACGACCATAACATTGCGATGCTTGACCGCCAAAAGGTCGATGATCTCTGCCTGAAGTCGGTTGGTGTCCTGATATTCGTCGACCAAGATATGCTGAAACTGTTCGGCGTAGAGATCGCCGATCGCCGGTTTTTCGACCAAAAGGCGCTTGACGTTGAGCAACAGGTCGTCGTAATCCATCACGTTTCGCTCTTGTTTGCGAGTCTGATAGAGCATAGCGACACGCTTGATCGGGGCGGTCAGCGGCTCGAAATACGGATACTTGAGCGCGACCACATCCTCGATGGCCATATCAGTATTATTCGCGTACGAGATGATGCCCAGTATCACCTCTGCCTTGGGGAAGCGTTGTGCCTTGGTGTCGACGCCCGCGTCGTCAACGCAGACGCTGATCAATTCGCGGGCGTCCTCGCTGTCGAGGATCGAATAGTTTTGGTCAAAGCCAATACTCACGGCGTGGCGGCGGAGTATCAGATTGGCGATCCGGTGAAATGTCCCGCCCCATACGCGATGGACGTTGTTCGATCCGGTCAGAGACTCAACTCGACGGAGCATCTCGCGGGCCGCCCGATTGGTAAATGTCGCAAGCAGAATGCTCTGCGGCGAGACGCCCTGCTCGATCAGATACGCGACGCGGTAAGTGATCGCACGCGTTTTGCCCGTGCCCGCACCCGCAACGACCAATGCCGCCTTGGGCGGAGCAGTAACGACGCGAAACTGCTCGTCGTTGAGTTCGCTTTTATATCGTGTTAACCGCTCGGGCAGGGCCGATCGATCTCGTTTTATGACGTAGCGTGCCATCGTTTCATTTATAACACGCTATCCCGTATATTAAAAGCGCATCAGATCTTTGAATTGTCGATTTCGATGCCAGTGTGCACTGCGACGAGCTCACTCAATTTCGGAGGCCGAGCGGAAACCTAGAGATCGCCGATATACTTGCTCAAATCTTCGCAGCACAGCATAATACTGAGAATGAAAAAGGCGCAGATCATTAAAACTTCGATCAAATTATTTGTTATCGCCGCAGTGTCGGCGGTCGGCATCATTAGTTTGGGTTCGGCTCGGACGTATGCGAGCTTGGGTTCGACCGGTTCGGCGGGGCCGAGAGCACTGTATGTACAGAATTGTGCGAAGTGCCACGGGGCAGATGGCCGGGCGGACACACCGAAAGGCCGCGAGGTCGATGCCGATGACCTGACGAGTTCGGCGACAAAGCGAGCCAGCACCGCCAAGCTACTCCGCGTGATCACCAAGGGAAAAGGCGATATGCCTAGCTTTGCTAAAAAACTCACGGCGGAGCAGATCCGTCAGATCTCTCGCTACATCCGAACGCTCTAGAGCGTCGTCGGCAAATCGCGAAATTTCTCGTCAACGCACGGCGAAACTCACATTGACTACTGCCGTCATATCCTTTTCGATGGTCGATGTGTCGTAGGTGCCGTAGTCGGAAACGTCTGTAGAATCGGCCGCGGTGATCTGCAGCACACCCATTTTGGCTGATTTGACCGAGCCGATTGAGTTGCCTGTGCTTGACGCGATCCGCTCGGCTCTTTCCTTTGCGTCCTTTGACGCCTCACCCAACATCTCGATCTTAAGATCACCGATCTTGGTGTAATAATATTGAGGCGACTTGGACTCGACCAAAATGCCCTGATCGATCAATTCTGTCGCCTCCCGCGAGATCTGAGCGATCTTTTGTACATCGACGGATCTGACCTCGATCTGCTGTGTGAGTTGGTACCCGATTATCTCCTGAGTTTCGCCTCCGTTTGCATCCTGACGCTTTACGGCAGTCGTCGTGATCGACGATACGGTCAATTGCTCCTCAGGAATGCCTTTGCCGATCAGATATTGCTTCAGCTTGGGCACATTGGCAGAAAGCGTTCGATATGCGTCGCTCAACTGCGGGGCCTCGGCGGAGATACCGGCACTCCAAACGACAAGATCGGACGAGATGCGGCGTTTTGCTGAACCGGTCACGGTGATCGATTCGTCGCCGCGCTTTGAGGTCGAATAAAACCATCCGAAGATCAACGACGACAGTATCAATCCGATCGCCAGAGCAACCCCCGAATTAAACCAACGATTTTTGCGTTCGTCACTCATTTCAATCCTCCCCGAAAATAATGCTGTTCAAGCTCATCATACACCTATTTGATCTAGTGCAAAGTAATTAATTCGGCGTGCGGTAGCCGGTGTTCCGAAATGCGTCGGGTTTGCAAATAGAGCCTCGTAAAGTTAGGATTGGG
This is a stretch of genomic DNA from Chloracidobacterium sp.. It encodes these proteins:
- a CDS encoding S8 family serine peptidase, translating into MQKDGSHVLSTPLRLDADERYTGRGVTIAFLDSGFYPHVDLTTPRNRIVAYRNMLDDDGDLSSLFDPDVASWHGMMTSVVAAGNGSLSNGFYRGIASDADVVLVKLARTGRITDDNIREGLEWVLENREKHGIRIVNISAGGDEEASYLSDPLSQTVEACSAAGITVVCAVGNAGHLPDHPVVPPASAPSCIAVGGLDDNNSINRARRGMYRSSYGPTIDGLQKPEVIASSIWVPAPILPNTPTAQQASLLSMLDKAKDENLHELIDDNPGIDPEIDAVADREIHSIRQLITLKIRRENVITEHYKYVDGTSFAAPIVSSVIAQMVEANPRLTPSAVKRILISTAERLPQFETDRQGWGVIDARRAVDSAASSK
- a CDS encoding SIMPL domain-containing protein, coding for MSDERKNRWFNSGVALAIGLILSSLIFGWFYSTSKRGDESITVTGSAKRRISSDLVVWSAGISAEAPQLSDAYRTLSANVPKLKQYLIGKGIPEEQLTVSSITTTAVKRQDANGGETQEIIGYQLTQQIEVRSVDVQKIAQISREATELIDQGILVESKSPQYYYTKIGDLKIEMLGEASKDAKERAERIASSTGNSIGSVKSAKMGVLQITAADSTDVSDYGTYDTSTIEKDMTAVVNVSFAVR
- a CDS encoding cytochrome c; its protein translation is MKKAQIIKTSIKLFVIAAVSAVGIISLGSARTYASLGSTGSAGPRALYVQNCAKCHGADGRADTPKGREVDADDLTSSATKRASTAKLLRVITKGKGDMPSFAKKLTAEQIRQISRYIRTL
- a CDS encoding patatin-like phospholipase family protein, which produces MSKKKIGLALSGGGARGFAHVGVLKVLEQHGVKFDMIAGTSAGSFVGGALAAGMSAAEIEAMARKVRWLNTLRPSFPLRGLLSTAPMGKFLAGGLPFTRIEDLPTPFAAVAYDLVSGEEVVLQGNGDLVQAIRASCTVPGIFSPIKDAAGRILVDGGVTSVLPLDVIRKMGADVIIAVDLIACGGVFRHKPRNVLSITVRSALALIRTASGSQATKADLVIEPAIAHLRPDQIGKLDEFIALGESAARSRIDEILALTQ
- a CDS encoding ATP-dependent helicase is translated as MARYVIKRDRSALPERLTRYKSELNDEQFRVVTAPPKAALVVAGAGTGKTRAITYRVAYLIEQGVSPQSILLATFTNRAAREMLRRVESLTGSNNVHRVWGGTFHRIANLILRRHAVSIGFDQNYSILDSEDARELISVCVDDAGVDTKAQRFPKAEVILGIISYANNTDMAIEDVVALKYPYFEPLTAPIKRVAMLYQTRKQERNVMDYDDLLLNVKRLLVEKPAIGDLYAEQFQHILVDEYQDTNRLQAEIIDLLAVKHRNVMVVGDDAQSIFAWRGAEFSNIYEFPKRYPDAQVFKLETNYRSTPEILGLANTSIACNRKQFPKVLTAVRRSRDIRPALVPCSDVEQQSAFVASRILELRDEGTSLEDMAVLYRSHYHSIELQLELSRRNIPYRVQSGVRFFEQAHIKDVISYLRIIINPRDELAWKRILKMIPGIGNKTANRIYDTMQTAEPALLQDTGEISESITLPGNFSASRISAPPNVREKATWKAFIALLELLVADENRGRPSKQIGIILTSGYEQYLHENFENAEARIEDLKGLASFADRYSSTEEFLSELALLSTERFKEPTPLVGEEVISGGDDDELLTLTSVHQAKGLEWKAVFIIWAAEGKFPSPKSLREIDSEEEERRLWYVAMTRAKDELYLTYPLLMTDYNRQTVLQKPSRFVTECPALLYEIWDLEEEQTAFDAPVLLNPSGTKEFIN
- a CDS encoding RNA-binding protein; its protein translation is MSMKLYVGNLSFQTSSFDLEELFATVGAVESATVVEDRETGRSRGFGFVEMASQEEGEKAIAEFNGKEVSGREIKVNEAKPREDRGGYSGGSGGGRGGYGGGGGGRGGNRGGGGGGNYGGGSNRW
- a CDS encoding VCBS repeat-containing protein, whose protein sequence is MMSFLHYFRTTCGVPKTTIRRRHPLSLVLIYSLLIVLLFLVETNNCSAATFVVTKTADTNDGLCDADCSLREAIVAANSVSSDDFVNFDPMFFNSAHMITLSGSELIIGAGTNLTINGPGPSLLTINANNQSRVIFVDLNATASINGLKIFNGNGIGSFEHHGGGIRAFNFTNVSLNNLDITGNRTPGQGGGIFVANSTMTVTNCTVSNNDAGSSASGIFVYESTVTITGSTIKANLVGGIQTNGGNVTLQSSTVIGNNFGGNGGGVANGGGTFTINDSIISGNRALQGGGGISGTNGSITITNSSIVNNTSIYGGGGGIQSNGRLTVTGSTIAYNTDNSPNFGGGGIFNRAQTTTLNISNSLIKGNTTTGDGGGIYNDGTGQNENYSLLVNSSLIMENSATGKGGGVWVDTDLLFYNVTITGNISMSNGGGIFNSGLYTLITNVTIANNQAANGGGVQNENFLYTRNSLVANNVATGGTSRDWSGFVDSFGYNLIKDVSGATIAGTIQTGNIFGMDPLLGPLRNNGGPTMTLALRPGSPAIDKGAFVNPAPLLNDQRGFLRPVDFDLVPNAVDGNGSDIGAFERQIDDVSFNFTPFDFDGDSKTDVSIFRPAPGEWWVSRSSDGGNFTVQFGASRDLIVPTDYTGDGKTDVAFWRPSTGQWFVLRSEDFSFYAFPFGTTGDVPVPADYDGDGKSDAAVFRESSLTWFISKSSGGTDIVGFGAAGDKPVNADYDGDGKSDIAVFRPSGANGAEWWIRRSSDASVFAVQFGNSTDRAVPSDFTGDGKADVAFWRPSTGFWNVLRSEDFSYYAFPFGSNGDTPVPGDYDGDGRTDAGVFRQPGAQWFVNKSTGGTLIQSFGTDGDVSIPSAYVH